A stretch of the Candidatus Bathyarchaeota archaeon genome encodes the following:
- a CDS encoding epoxyqueuosine reductase, with the protein MSQGSSSAKKLDQLKRLIQEKSVKWGADLVGFADFERFNRYPEENRPPEGTKTVIVLAIWMEDPILDLWLHLPSWEDQGKPDRAFEDEILRGVSLRLSLLLEREGYWAEPANYEPGLYLKEAGALAGLGIIGKNNLLITEKYGPRIRLRAVNTNASLKPDLIMESLGYCHECNKCVDACPANAFDSGKYDKEACLSYCENNLKEMSKYSALWCMECSNICPIGKRIAYSNGIQRS; encoded by the coding sequence TTGTCTCAAGGAAGCAGTTCTGCGAAGAAACTGGACCAGCTTAAGCGTCTTATTCAGGAAAAGTCCGTTAAGTGGGGAGCTGACCTCGTCGGATTTGCGGACTTTGAGAGGTTCAATCGATACCCAGAGGAAAACCGTCCTCCTGAAGGAACCAAGACGGTCATTGTTCTGGCGATATGGATGGAAGATCCCATTTTGGACCTGTGGCTTCACCTCCCTTCCTGGGAGGACCAAGGCAAGCCAGACCGTGCATTCGAAGATGAAATCCTGCGTGGCGTATCACTACGTCTTTCACTTTTGCTTGAACGAGAAGGGTATTGGGCTGAACCCGCAAATTATGAACCAGGGCTCTATCTAAAAGAGGCAGGGGCTCTTGCAGGTTTAGGCATTATTGGTAAAAACAATCTTCTTATAACAGAAAAATACGGTCCACGAATACGCTTACGCGCTGTTAATACTAACGCATCATTGAAACCTGATCTAATTATGGAAAGCCTTGGCTACTGCCACGAATGCAACAAATGTGTTGATGCCTGTCCCGCAAACGCATTTGACAGTGGAAAATACGATAAAGAGGCTTGCCTCAGCTATTGCGAAAACAACCTGAAGGAGATGTCAAAATACTCTGCGCTGTGGTGCATGGAGTGTTCAAACATCTGTCCCATCGGCAAACGCATTGCGTATTCAAACGGGATACAACGATCATGA